In Gossypium hirsutum isolate 1008001.06 chromosome D06, Gossypium_hirsutum_v2.1, whole genome shotgun sequence, one genomic interval encodes:
- the LOC107900401 gene encoding uncharacterized protein yields the protein MENSAKKMNSENKYRTIAVTVTPFIILGGICIGLGWRYVSRAWNRKPKPKLARSMSFSALHGGKLALERLVDYHNYGGKSTNIDADIKKLEELLADEHPRFKEIQRVLARLEMSRKEDEAMEVLNKALEKARKQGKPHEVYELEILLAELYIYKGDVQQALNCKCLVEDAGDSDARRPLYKAIICLMDQREEEARKYWQDFKDVQHMTIPPCFHEDEFTEFKNAVNLLKKDIDATKQ from the exons ATGGAAAACTCGGCTAAAAAGATGAATTCAGAGAATAAATATAGAACAATAGCAGTGACGGTGACACCCTTTATCATCCTGGGCGGTATATGCATTGGTTTGGGATGGAGATATGTGAGCCGTGCATGGAATCGGAAACCAAAGCCGAAGCTCGCAAGGTCCATGTCCTTTTCTGCCCTTCATGGAGGTAAACTGGCTTTGGAGAGATTGGTTGATTATCACAATTATGGAGGCAAGTCAACCAACATTGATGCTGATATCAAGAAGCTGGAGGAGTTACTTGCTGATGAACATCCTCGTTTCAAGGAAATTCAG CGTGTTCTTGCGAGGCTGGAAATGAGCAGAAAAGAAGATGAAGCCATGGAAGTGTTGAATAAAGCATTGGAAAAGGCCCGAAAGCAAGGCAAACCGCATGAAGTTTACGAGCTTGAAATTCTGCTTGCAGAATTGTATATCTACAAG GGAGATGTTCAACAGGCTTTGAACTGCAAATGCTTAGTAGAAGATGCAGGGGATTCTGATGCACGACGTCCCCTTTATAAG GCTATTATTTGCTTGATGGACCAGAGAGAGGAAGAAGCCCGTAAGTATTGGCAAGACTTTAAAGATGTCCAACACATGACAATCCCACCATGTTTCCATGAAGATGAGTTCACTGAATTTAAGAATGCTGTCAATCTGCTCAAAAAAGATATTGAtgctacaaaacaataa
- the LOC107901886 gene encoding uncharacterized protein, which yields MEAALCLGYGPLPSISLRTVPASTRLHFGFNPSFLLVSSGFITNHRQCRRFYGPGALALDRSNSSMASANENGGAKVVRGAVGASLALACALGIIGCGCKMNFKAIAGPKPVYRKAPSFEHIAPPAPRKMALKSLLDVTVNLASKEGRRARDSPGSQIPGPRPSSPSKDQIDQLKKEAVSLMKRGLPEEALYMLKNEYKKYEMSEPEAAYYMNMVLVEILISQGKYEEAYEFMTSHDQKVSELDVRPTLYKAIICTMLDKDDEAQRLWDDFAGSVEGFFPHGF from the exons aTGGAAGCTGCACTCTGCCTTGGCTATGGACCTTTGCCCAGCATTTCCCTTCGCACAGTGCCAGCCTCCACCAGACTTCATTTCGGGTTTAACCCTTCTTTTTTATTGGTTTCGAGTGGCTTCATAACGAATCACCGACAATGTCGTAGGTTCTATGGTCCGGGAGCTCTTGCACTTGACAGGTCTAATTCGTCAATGGCTTCTGCAAACGAAAATGGTGGTGCCAAAGTTGTTCGAGGGGCAGTTGGGGCGTCTCTTGCTTTGGCTTGTGCATTAGGCATCATCGGTTGTGGCTGTAAGATGAACTTTAAAGCTATTGCCGGCCCGAAGCCTGTTTATCGGAAAGCTCCATCTTTCGAACATATTGCACCTCCAGCACCGAGGAAAATGGCACTTAAGTCATTGTTGGATGTCACGGTGAACCTCGCTTCAAAAGAGGGAAGAAGGGCCAGGGACAGTCCAGGGTCACAAATCCCTGGTCCACGGCCTTCATCTCCATCTAAGGATCAAATTGATCAACTCAAG AAAGAGGCAGTGAGCCTAATGAAACGTGGGCTGCCTGAGGAAGCACTATATATGTTGAAGAATGAATACAAGAAATATGAAATGTCGGAACCTGAGGCGGCTTATTACATGAACATGGTACTAGTTGAAATTTTGATCAGTCAG GGAAAATATGAAGAAGCCTATGaatttatgacttctcatgatcaGAAGGTTTCAGAGTTGGATGTTCGGCCTACTCTTTACAAG GCTATTATATGCACCATGTTAGATAAAGATGATGAAGCGCAGCGTTTATGGGATGATTTTGCAGGATCCGTTGAAGGGTTTTTCCCCCATGGTTTCTAA
- the LOC107900400 gene encoding gibberellin 2-beta-dioxygenase isoform X2, with protein sequence MVVLSQPPALEHCSLIKTCKPTCVFSGIPVIELRDPEAKTLIVKACEEYGFFKLINHGVPMEFMTRLEAEALSFFNLPQSDKDKATPFGYGSNKIGPNGDVGWIEYLLVNTNPQLTSLKTLSENFCYAVNDYILAVKRLAFEVVEIMADGLEIEPRNVLSRLLRDEKSDSCFRLNHYPPCPQLQALSGRNLIGFGEHTDPQIISILRSNNTSGLQICLRDRTWVSVPPDQTSFFISVGDALQAGNE encoded by the exons ATGGTTGTGTTGTCACAGCCACCAGCATTAGAGCATTGTTCCTTGATCAAAACATGCAAGCCTACATGTGTTTTCTCAGGGATTCCGGTGATTGAACTAAGGGACCCGGAAGCAAAGACCCTCATAGTCAAGGCCTGTGAAGAGTATGGCTTCTTCAAACTGATCAATCATGGTGTTCCAATGGAATTCATGACCAGATTGGAAGCTGAAGCTCTTAGCTTCTTTAACCTCCCCCAGTCCGACAAGGACAAAGCTACCCCTTTTGGCTATGGCAGCAACAAAATTGGACCAAATGGTGACGTGGGATGGATTGAATATCTCCTTGTCAATACCAATCCTCAACTCACCTCCCTCAAAACTCTTTCAGAAAATTTCTG CTATGCAGTGAATGACTATATTCTAGCAGTGAAGAGATTGGCATTTGAAGTAGTGGAAATAATGGCCGATGGCCTGGAAATTGAGCCAAGGAATGTGTTGAGTAGGTTATTAAGAGATGAGAAGAGTGACTCGTGTTTCAGGCTAAACCACTATCCACCATGCCCACAGCTACAGGCATTGAGTGGTAGAAATTTAATTGGGTTTGGGGAACATACAGACCCACAGATAATTTCTATCCTAAGATCCAACAACACATCAGGCCTGCAAATATGTCTGAGAGATAGGACTTGGGTTTCAGTCCCTCCTGATCAAACCTCCTTTTTCATCAGTGTTGGTGATGCCTTGCAG gCAGGTAATGAGTAA
- the LOC107900400 gene encoding gibberellin 2-beta-dioxygenase isoform X1 yields the protein MVVLSQPPALEHCSLIKTCKPTCVFSGIPVIELRDPEAKTLIVKACEEYGFFKLINHGVPMEFMTRLEAEALSFFNLPQSDKDKATPFGYGSNKIGPNGDVGWIEYLLVNTNPQLTSLKTLSENFCYAVNDYILAVKRLAFEVVEIMADGLEIEPRNVLSRLLRDEKSDSCFRLNHYPPCPQLQALSGRNLIGFGEHTDPQIISILRSNNTSGLQICLRDRTWVSVPPDQTSFFISVGDALQVMSNGRLRSVRHRVLTDSMKSRVSMIYFGGPPMSEKIVALPCLMAKGEESLYKEFTWWEYKTCAYNSRLGANRLGLFEKTANASL from the exons ATGGTTGTGTTGTCACAGCCACCAGCATTAGAGCATTGTTCCTTGATCAAAACATGCAAGCCTACATGTGTTTTCTCAGGGATTCCGGTGATTGAACTAAGGGACCCGGAAGCAAAGACCCTCATAGTCAAGGCCTGTGAAGAGTATGGCTTCTTCAAACTGATCAATCATGGTGTTCCAATGGAATTCATGACCAGATTGGAAGCTGAAGCTCTTAGCTTCTTTAACCTCCCCCAGTCCGACAAGGACAAAGCTACCCCTTTTGGCTATGGCAGCAACAAAATTGGACCAAATGGTGACGTGGGATGGATTGAATATCTCCTTGTCAATACCAATCCTCAACTCACCTCCCTCAAAACTCTTTCAGAAAATTTCTG CTATGCAGTGAATGACTATATTCTAGCAGTGAAGAGATTGGCATTTGAAGTAGTGGAAATAATGGCCGATGGCCTGGAAATTGAGCCAAGGAATGTGTTGAGTAGGTTATTAAGAGATGAGAAGAGTGACTCGTGTTTCAGGCTAAACCACTATCCACCATGCCCACAGCTACAGGCATTGAGTGGTAGAAATTTAATTGGGTTTGGGGAACATACAGACCCACAGATAATTTCTATCCTAAGATCCAACAACACATCAGGCCTGCAAATATGTCTGAGAGATAGGACTTGGGTTTCAGTCCCTCCTGATCAAACCTCCTTTTTCATCAGTGTTGGTGATGCCTTGCAG GTAATGAGTAATGGGAGGCTAAGAAGTGTAAGGCATAGGGTGTTAACAGACTCAATGAAATCAAGGGTTTCAATGATCTATTTTGGAGGGCCACCTATGAGTGAAAAGATAGTGGCTTTACCTTGTCTAATGGCAAAGGGAGAAGAGAGCTTGTACAAGGAATTCACATGGTGGGAATACAAAACTTGTGCATACAATTCAAGGTTGGGTGCTAATAGGCTTGGGCTGTTTGAGAAAACTGCTAATGCAAGCCTATGA